Proteins encoded in a region of the Ornithodoros turicata isolate Travis chromosome 3, ASM3712646v1, whole genome shotgun sequence genome:
- the LOC135388689 gene encoding zinc transporter ZIP1-like, with the protein MAILVAQVVAPLILLFGTFFLGTLPIFLVRKLYIPAIGPRILSFLVCFGGGVIFCVTFLHIVPDVIEGFSDVHTSFPLPEAVVCIGFLAIYAIEELIHLCVDHGHSAGNHQPADDRDPSAPYFGDSLAISFSESQPISPSPAQLNREVTISGLLIIAALSFHSLFEGLALGLQQSEKDTWLLFMGVSIHKLVLAFVVGFDLSAAGISAKVLMAYMAVFAIMSPAGALIGAGFLTSKKFNGVPVASMNGLAAGTLLYVTFFEVLQRKQNANLPRMWRVFAVSVGFAFMTMLIALLPDRD; encoded by the exons ATGGCGATCCTCGTGGCTCAAGTGGTGGCCCCTCTGATTCTTCTTTTCGGAACATTCTTCCTGGGAACACTTCCCATCTTCCTCGTGCGAAAGTTATACATACCAGCTATCGGTCCTCGAATCTTGTCATTCCTGGTCTGCTTCGGGGGAGGTGTTATTTTCTGCGTCACATTTCTTCACATCGTCCCAGACGTCATCGAAGGCTTCTCTGATGTGCACACTAGTTTTCCCCTGCCGGAGGCTGTCGTGTGTATCGGCTTCTTGGCCATATATGCGATAGAAGAACTCATCCATTTGTGTGTTGACCACGGGCATAGCGCTGGGAATCATCAGCCTGCGGATGACAG GGACCCCTCGGCGCCCTACTTCGGCGACTCGCTCGCGATCAGCTTTTCTGAGTCTCAGCCCATCAGCCCATCGCCCGCTCAACTCAACAGGGAGGTGACCATATCCGGCCTCCTCATCATTGCTGCGCTCTCCTTCCACTCCTTATTCGAGGGGCTGGCCCTCGGCCTTCAACAATCCGAGAAGGATACCTGGCTCCTATTTATGGGTGTCTCCATACACAAGCTCGTTCTAGCGTTTGTCGTCGGTTTCGACCTCAGCGCTGCAGGGATCTCCGCTAAGGTGTTGATGGCTTACATGGCTGTATTTGCCATCATGTCCCCCGCGGGTGCCCTCATAGGTGCCGGTTTCTTAACCAGTAAGAAGTTCAACGGTGTGCCCGTAGCGTCGATGAACGGTTTGGCCGCTGGGACTCTCTTGTACGTGACTTTCTTCGAAGTTCTTCAAAGAAAACAGAACGCGAACTTGCCGCGAATGTGGAGAGTATTTGCGGTTTCCGTTGGGTTTGCATTTATGACAATGCTGATAGCTCTTTTACCTGACCGGGATTGA